The genomic interval GTGCTGACGGAGCTGCCCGGGACGTCAGTCCCGCCCGCCGTGGTCGTCGAACGGTGCGATGACCTCGCGCAGCAGTGCCGCAAGCTCGGGCCGCCGCCGCGGCGCGAGTGCTCCCAGCATCCGGGTCTCCTGCGCCAGCAGGTCGTTCATCGCCGCGTCCACGCGCTCTCGTCCGGCGTGGGTCAGGCGCACGACGACGCCGCGGCGGTCGTCGGGGGAGCGGCGTCGCTCGACCAGCCCGCGGCTCTCCAGGCGGTCGATCCGGTTCGTCATGGTGCCGCTCGTCACGAGCGTCGCGGTGACCAGGCCGCCGGGCGACAGCTCGTACGGGTCGCCCT from Xylanimonas allomyrinae carries:
- a CDS encoding MarR family winged helix-turn-helix transcriptional regulator, translating into MEAAAPAAGSDDAPAALFDEVDRIVADWRRERPDLDVEPLEVFSRVTRLARHLDRARRVAFTAHELETWEFDVLSALRREGDPYELSPGGLVTATLVTSGTMTNRIDRLESRGLVERRRSPDDRRGVVVRLTHAGRERVDAAMNDLLAQETRMLGALAPRRRPELAALLREVIAPFDDHGGRD